In Hippocampus zosterae strain Florida chromosome 21, ASM2543408v3, whole genome shotgun sequence, the genomic window AACATTTTTCTCGTACGTCTCTTCAGGTAGCCGCGAGGCGGCCTTCACGTATGCCATCACGGCCGCCGGCGTGGCACACGCGGTGACGGCGGCGTGCAGCCGAGGCAACCTCAGCCAGTGCGGCTGCGACCGCCAGAAGCAGGGCTACCACGACCGCGAGGAGGGCTGGAAGTGGGGCGGCTGCTCGGCCGACGTCAAGTACGGCGTGGAGTTCTCGCGCCGCTTCGTGGACGCCCGCGAGATCAAGAAAAACGCCCGGCGCCTGATGAACCTGCACAACAACGAGGCGGGACGGAAGGTAACCGGCGGCGGAGTCCATCCGATTCCATTTTCGGGAATGTTTTCTCCACACGTCAATTTGCGCGGTCACATGACTATTTTCCGTCAAGAGGGGCGGGTCCTATTTATCACCCGTACGTATGCGCACACTTAAATCAAGTTTAGAGTTTTGGTCAAGTCACACTAGGCAACTCGAGTCCAAGTCCCGAGGAGTCAAGGCTCCGTTTCAAAGGTCCCCGACACTAAGCGGGCGTGTTTGTGCGCAGATCCTGGAAGAGCGTATGAAGCTGGAGTGCAAGTGTCACGGCGTTTCGGGTTCCTGCACCACCAAGACCTGCTGGATCACGCTACCCCAATTCCGTGAGATCGGTTACCTGCTCAAGGAACGCTACGGCGCGGCGGTTCAAGTGGAGCCGGTCCAGGCCTCCCGCCTCCGGCAGCCTTCCTTTCTGCGGCTCAAAGAAGGCCGGGCCTACCAGAAGCCCACCGACACCGACCTGGTGTACCTGGAGCACTCGCCCAACTACTGCGAGGAGGACAAGGTCACGGGCAGCACGGGGACCAGGGGTCGACTCTGCAACGGAACGTCGGCGCACACGGACGGCTGCAACGTGATGTGCTGCGGCCGGGGTCACGACACGCACCGTTACACGCGGGTCTGGCAGTGCAACTGCAAGTTCCACTGGTGCTGCGTGGTCCGCTGCAACACCTGCAGCGAGAACGCTGAAGTTTTTACCTGCAAGTAGAACGTAGGGGGGGGGCGAGGTCATTCAAAGTATTTATTCAAagattttgcacatttttttttggacctccTTTTAGGACGGGGGAGATGTAAAGTTCCCTCACGAGCCGGTGCGGAACAAGAGATCCTGCGGGAGAAAGGGCTTTAGGTCAAAACAAGGTTGAAAGTGACACTATAGAAAAAAGGGCGTTGCGTGCCGCATACGGAAAATAATTCCTACGACGGCAACGCGAGGGGGCACACCGCTTAAACTGGAAGTGCCGCGGTCCAAAGCGAGGGAACACCCAAAGGCGAAAAAGCCGGAATACGACCGACTGTAACTCACACTGTATCCTGTTTGAacactgaaattaaaataatttatgtTAGACTTTATTGCATAATTCTAGAGGATGGAAACAACcagtcaccattttttttttttttggcttctcGATGATCTACTGTTGCAAACTGGACTCGAGCGTTGGCGAAATATTCAGACAAATCTTGTCTTTCGTCACCATGATTAGTTACCCGTCACCTTTTACGGTATTGATGAAGCACGGGCTTGTGTTTCTCGGGGTCTGTTCTATTTTTAGCATACAACCTCGTGGGGGTGaacggccctttttttttttttttttttttttgaaggggtgAGAAAAGCGCGCAAGGCCCGCGCGGTGCCGCGACCCCGGTCGGGCTGCAACGGACATTTCCCATGAATGGCTCAGACCCGGAATTAAGGCCGCCTGGGTGGATGGCATGTGCCTTAACCACACAGACCAAAAGGGCCTTTGCAGCTATTTTGGGTCCATCACCCATCATGTGTTAAATCGTGTTTATTTAGGCTCGATGTAACTGACAAAACAATTTGAAGAGTATATTTTTATATGAGGAACATGGCACTTTATGTCATTTACAAAAGGAAAGGACGCCGCCGTTCAAGAAGTGTTtacgagggaagaaaaaaaaaagtgttagtaTTGTCtttgtgggggagggagggggcgttGACTTTTGACAGCTATAAATTATTTCGGGCTTGATTCTGTTGTTCCTAAATTGTAAATACAGCAATTCGTGCGTCGCCAAAGTAGCCGCGATTCTCACGATGACCTTTTCCGATGCAACGTAGGGCAGAAATTCAGTTTGACTGCAAGAgtgaatttgagcattttttatAGTTCTTGCTTTCTAAAAGCAACCCTTGACTTCCCCGATACATTTTGAGCTTCCTCTTAATgcctgtttttagtttttttggtgggggggtcgggtggggggtCGCATCTGGCCTCTCTTGGCTTCAATAAAGTCATTACAAAACGTTGTGGGTAGCGTACAAATGTCTTTATTAAGCCTCATCCCAAATTTTTTGCAGCGGGCACACACGCAAAGCAGCACAAAACGCTAATATGGGAAAGCGCAGAAGTCGCGGCCCTGACTAATATGTTAGGAGGCGAGCAGACGGGCCGCGGCGGCGCTGACTGACTCGGCACGGCCTCTTTCCTGTGGGGCTCAAAAGCATTGCGGCCAGCCGGTGGAGCGCAAGTAAGCGCTGTTTTGTTAGCTGTCTGAAACCGTCGGGGACCGGAACCGCGTAAGCTCCCCGCACTATGGCGGCGGATTGAGGGGAGAGTCAGGCCGATTGTTTTCAGCGCATCTTGTCATTAAACGAAATGGGAGACAGAGCAAACAGGGCGAGGCGGGGGCACGGGCGGGCCCGTAAAGCAACGCATTGTTCAAGTGTCAGGACTGTTCAGCGTATCGGGTGGGGATTCTGTAAACTCACGCTTCTCCGGCCCCGTCATCTCATCCAGAGTGACCACTGATGGCCGACACAAAAAGTAAACGACCGTTTGCATTTGCTGAAGCAAGTTAATGCTCCATTCACATTTGACCGGCTATTAGCCAGATCAACTCGTAACCTAGCTTAGCCGCCGTTTTTGTGGGTTTCAAAAATATCATGAAAAAGGTCCTTTGATCCTAAACTTCGCTTTCCCACAATTTTCAAACCTGTGCCCCACCCTTGGGAACCTCACGCATCCTTCCTGGTGGGTCTGAGCAACAAGCTGCCGTCTCGCTCCTCCACACTAAAGCCCAAGTCCCTGAGCGCAGAGTAGTCGGCGTCGCCGCGCCGCTCCAGAGAGGCCAGCAGCTCCTGGTTCTTCGGGTTGCGATCGAAGAGGTTCCGAATGGCCAAAATTGACCATTGGCTGATGACTGGGGAGGGGTTCTATAAGGAGAGACAACGGAATTTTGTTCCACTTTTAGGTGGCCCAAGAGTGTGTATGGAATTCGACATCTTAAAGAAGTGAAGAATtcaaaatatgtgttgaaaataacaaatatttttttttttgtcccgacGCCAGCGCCACAAGGATACAGGGGTTGTTGCTGTCGATTCTGCAGTTGTCCAGAATGAGGGGGATGCCTTCCAGTTCTCTCACCTGAGCAAAGAAACAGACTTGCAAATCAACGGCATTTTCTTTTCACGACAAATGCGAAATAATCGCCCCCCCCTTTGCGGCAATTCGATTCCCTGCCCGTCCCGCCGAGTCCTTTCCCAGCTGCACTGCAATTGCAATAGCGCACGCTCAACAAAACTAATGTTGTGTCTTATAATAAGTGAGAAAATGGGGCCCGTGTTTGAAAATTCCGAGTGATTATTTGAAGGCAAATGATATCTACAGGgggaaaattggaaaaaaaaaaaaaaaaaaagagaaagaaaagcagCGGCATAGTTGTGGCTTCAGCCTCGGCCTGTCACAACGGCTTCATCTGCTTCTTATCATTTATTTCCGTCCATAGGCTCAATTATTGTATTTGCTTGCTGGTGACCTCCACTTGTCACGGCGGTTACTCTCCAAACAGAACGCCAGAACTAATcgccgagtttaaaaaatatatatatatttaaagctGTTGGTGTTGTCAGAGATGAGAACAAACAGCCCGCGCTTTGCACTTTTTCCACTGCAGCGACTGGACTTCAGCTTTATGCGCATCCAGTTCGGCACTTGGCGAGGACATCTTCTGCTCCGATCTCTCCAGACGGGGGGAACGGAGTAAAATGTGGCTTTACTGGAACCTTTGTGGTGAAAACAGATACGGAGTGATTTCTGACCACTGACAGCCCGCAGATCGGCATCCATAAATATTACGGAGAGGCCAACTGAGGGTGTCCATCCCGCAAGCATTCCATCAATCGCTTCCTATTAAACGGGAGGTAGGCCCTATATTGTGGCACGCACGGAGGCCAGCTCCTCCCCGGATCACCCTAACATTTATCTTGATGTGACGAGTGATACGTTGACAGCAGGCCACGGAGGCGAGCTGATAAaatcgcggcggcggcgggcgggcgagCGAGCGAGGGAGGGAGGCGCCGAGGGGGGGGAGAGCGCCAGAACATGCTTTGTAAGGACAGGAACAGGCAGAGTCTATAAACTCATTTCCTCTCCGTCGTCATCCAGCTGAGTTGGCGGGCTGTCCGTTTCTTGCTCGCGCTGTGAAATAATAACGCACTCAAGAAGAAACGTTGGGtgggggagaggaaaaaaaaaaaaaaagcatgacgtCCATCTATCTCGCTTTTCAATCTTGCTTCAAAAATCAACCACCAATAAAACACATGGTTGACCGGAGATATTCGATTTTCACACACCGGAGCAAAATTTGCACTTTGCGCTGCAACGGTCCTGAGTGTAGTAATGAGGGCAAGCGCAACAAAtgttccttttctttctctcttttgtttttttttttgtatgctatGCATCGATCTACCTTATTCTGGTTGTTGGCGTGCGTATAGCACAAGTTCGCCACAAGCCTGATGAGGTGAGCCTTGAAGCTAACGACGGGCGACTGGCCCGACGGGTCCGTCTCTGCGTCGACGAGGGAGTCAAAATTCTGAGCTGAGCTGAAGATGTTCTCGCTGCTCTTTCCGATGGTGTGAACCTCCTTCAGGAGCTCTGATGGGAAACAGCGGAGAAAGAGACACTTAAAATGTGAGTTTTATCGACCACGGTGCAGGAATTGGCACGGGAATCTGCTTTCCGCCATGACACCTTTACGATGGGGTTTGGCGCGCtgggtggagggggcggggtcaaGTCACTAAGGGGAGGTTGTGGTTTGAGATTTGATTTACCTACGGTGGTCACCAGGAGGTCCGGATGGTCCTGGAGGAACATGAACTGCCCTTGGTGTGACGTCATTTCACACAGCACGTCCAGCAGACCGATCACCGTCAGCGCCTCCTGCAGAACCTGCGGAGAATTGCAATACCGTCTCCGGTCAACCATCACAGGTTTCGATGGTATTTAACGTAAAAGGTTTGAGTGGCGTTGATGGACGGATTAACGGACGTACCGTACCTCATCACTGGAGGCAGAGCCGGTGGCCAGGCTCAGCACTGCTCCGCAACCTTTCTGGAAGGAGGAGGCGAGGAAACGGGCCACGCCGGGCGGGATGCCGCTATCCTGCGACTCGCCGCCACTGAGCTGGGCAGAGATCAGCTCTAAGAGGGTCAGCCTGAAAAAAGACACACATGTGGCACTTCTGGACAGCGATAGGCTTGATATGAAGAATACCGACGTATGAATCGACATAAATTACCTTTCACAGGGAGACATTGCAAAGTACATGTTTTCAACCAGAGCTGAAGACTTGAGAAAATGCTGAGTTGCAATGAggacactgttaaaaaaaaaaatagtgatttaaaaaaaaaaagtgtgtgagtgGGGGGTCCGGGGGGGGGGATCTCTTGTGACAAATTGGCCAACGGTCTCTTACGTCCAGTCCAGCTCGGGCTGGGTTTGGCAGAGTGCCATCACCCTGAGCGCCAGCTGGATGTTCCGCAGCTCGGCCACTTCTTCCACTTTGCTTCCATCCAGGCACGTGTGGAGCACCATGGAGGTGTAGCTCACCGTCTTCTCGTCGTCCATGTTGAGCAGCTGCCTGCTCGCAATTTGGGGAAAGGTGCTCGTGATGCATGCGCATGATGTGTTTTACATTATTCTGTACCACCTGTAAGGAGATGTTTAAGCATCTTTTaccattctttttttgggggggggggacaaaaaaaaagtccttttgcCACGGCTGTGTCCTGGACATGATTACATTGATATACAGCGTCTTGCAAATGTGTCAACTCACAAGAGCAGTCCTGGAAAACTCAGCCGCCAAATGTCATCTTTGCACTTTTGGTTCCCCACGGATAGATTGCCAAGAAACTGGATCGCACAACGCAAAGCTATAAAATAGatcattgaaagaaaaaaaaaattgttacattGACCAAAATTTTCATTTGAACCGAGGCTGaacaattaatttaatttgacatttcaatgTCGTagaaagaacatttttaaattgcaaagGCTTCAATTTCAGGAGCAAAAATATATCGTTTCAGCTAGTTGGTTGgcagactttattttttttttaacgtgtattttatttacttatttactgAGTGTTTCTATTAGTTCAGTGCAGTCAACATATGAACATGCCACCATTTTGTGAACCATAAAAAGTTGAAGTAACTTGAATTACTGTTGCAATCTGATTTATGACTGACTGTCACCATAATGAAAATGATGGAACCAGTTCTTAAAACACACTGTAAAATGGGATCACTGTACTATTAAAACCTTACATTTGGAATTCTTAACTTACACTCAAAAATGCCAAGCCCGCTCTTTGAATTTGCGTGAAGGAATCTCAGGAGTTGAATGGAAACATCAACAAAACCAAGTTCCCTAAAAGAGGAAAGATGTTGGCATTTGGCCACACGAGCACGTGAATGATCCTTGTTGGTACCTGACGAGGCTCTGGTTGCGAGCACTTTGCACGCAAGAGTTCCTCAAAGCCCGGAAGCACTCGGTGGTGAGCTGCAGGTGTAAAGCGGCGGATTTCAGGTCCTGATGGGCGCCGCTGGCAGTTTTGAGCTCGTCGCTTAGTTGGGATAAGAGTTTCAGAAGAGTGGAGAAACACTCTCTGTCCACAACATCCCTGCCGGTGGAGCAAATAAAACCTCATagttattaataataacaatacatttcaCTTACCCTGTGATCAAGCAGCCAACTCCATTTGCTGCGATATAAAAATCAATATTCCCCATTGGAATTAATGTTCCTAATCCGTTCCAGtcccccattttgtttttttaatgattgattGTGGAGTGGTCAAGTGGAAGAGACTTCCAAGTCTGACATGCAGCAAAAACAGAAAGCCAGGTCACCCAAGGCCTAGTCGAGGTTTGAGGGAGGAAGAGGATCTTGGACGTGAGGAGCCAAGTGGTTTTGGTTGGATGTGGACGGGGTGAGCAGGTGCATTGGCGTAGATGAAATCGTGATCAACGAAAGCCATTTTCTCATGGTTTCTGGAGCTTTTGGGGAAATTGGTGTCCAGTTACAGCTCATAAACTTTAATCAAGAAGACACATGCGGCACTGTTTTTAATAgtttttcagggtttttttctgaGGTCGTCAAGAGTACtgcattattttccaaataTGTTTGGACCGTATTCAAATAATGCATTTTGGTATTAATATGGCCTTCTCGTATAGCCCAATAAGGGTCACTAGTCAaactgatttgactttttaaaacattttcaatccTGCCTCAGCTCCCACCTCGTCATGTAAGGTGAGGATAACTTAGAAATATACTCAAAGGGTGATAAACAAGCTGCAATACCGTCGAATAGTTACTTTAGTTgtatgtctgacagttcagttAGCTTAGCAAGAAAGCGAACACCTCCGCTGTCGAAATACGAGACAACACGCGACTTCGTTCCCACCTGTATGTATGGTCCCGCAACGCGGCCGTAAATGTTTGGAGAGCCTCCAAGTGTTCGCGGCagtgtttttcattcaaaatacgCGCGATAGACGCTGAAAAGTCGTCTGGGTTGCTAGCAGCTGCCATGTTTGCTTGCTTCACGCGCGTTGGCCGAGTGGGGCAAACGCGGAAGTAGCTCTAAAAGCTCATTGGTTGAGTCACAGCAAGGGGCGGAGTCAAACCACGGGCGAGTGTTTTTTATCAAATGTCACACAATTCGATAAAAACAAACTGTCACAAAAGGCGAATGAACGGAGGAGTTAGCATTTATTGTAGGTTTAACCCTCTCTTAACTTCCCTTGACGTATGCAACGTTTAGTGAGATGCAATTGTTGCCGCTCGCCCTTTAATAATTCACACAAGTTCGCCTCCGACATATGAAATCCATTCACCGAGTGCACTGTTTAAAGTCTGCAGTCCAGATTTTCATCTCTTAAAGAAATGTTGGGGGACAGTTGTTGCCACAGGACAAGCATCTGGGATTTCCATGCAGTGTGGTCAAGTTTAGATCACAGGATTTTCCCCCCGCtacggtcgccccccccccccccccgtgttttGGTTGGCCACGTGGAGCACGACGGCGGTGGTCAGTCAGATCAGTTGATTATATACGTGGCAAAGTATTCACCCTCAAGCCATTTTTCATCTTTAACATGAGTTATTTACAGAGCAAAACATTTCCAGTATTGTATATCTGATTATTCATCCCTGCGAGCGGTAATAACTGGAAATATCCTCACCAAACTGAAAGTTTATTGAGGAGCCTGGCCGTGTAAAGTTACAGGAAAAACAGGACATTCTGTGAGACTTGGATGACTTTGGAGCCTCTGTTACATTCACTGCAAGACGGTTGATGGGGAGGATGTGGTGGCTTTCCTCGGCGCAAAACAGTGACCGCATTTAATGACAATTAGTCTTCAACGGCCGCAGCTAATTGCGCAGTTGGATGGCTTTGCTCGAAAATCCAGTGTCAAAGTTATCATCACACAAGTATTCcttcacatttgaaaaaaatagattcaacttcatgaaaaaaaaggacagtcaTATGTACATTTGctgtatggaaaaaaagactttcaaacacacaaataggaTGCAAAGCCACTTCTGACAATGGACATTTGCCCAAACATTgttgctgcactttttttttttaatagtaccCAGTTTGTCTTCATAACTTCAAGCAAACATGCTCAACATTTATTGCATGTAGAACGGAAAGAAATTTGGACACCCCGCGGTGATAATTGCCTGCAACATTCCTCTTTGCCACCCATGCATTACAATTTTGTTGCAATTCTGGAATGTATTAAACAAATCCAGGAAGTGtaattcacaaaaaacaaacaaaaaaacaattttaatgcaGATAATTCATAATAGGCTATTTATACAATTTGAGCATACAATTTGGACGTCGCAACGTCCTCATTCATCTGTTGACGTCGTATATGCCACGCAGCTCAGAACGAGAACTCGgagatgatgatgttgatgacgACGATGTTGCGGTGTGAGACGAATCCCGGCTTGATGAAGTTCAAGGCCACCTGCAACTCAAGGTCCCGGGGCCCAGCGATGGGTCTCACCTGGCGCACCACACCTGGAAAAATGACATATAGGCAGTATGTGTATCATAAATGGAGGACTCCAAAACCAAACATCTACAGTGAAAGCATCTGTGACTTTGAATCTGTGTGGCTTTAAATGGCGGGGTGGTACATTATCTTAAATGACCTTGCGATAGTTGTGAACGATCGAGCTCTTGGTCTTACCTATCACGTAACCTTGATAAACGCGCTTGACGACATCATAGGAGTAGTGGTCGTCCGTCTTCAGCATTTCAAAGACCACATCGAAGTCACCGTTGGCGTAATGAGCCGGCAACGATGTCCGCAGGATAGCGATTTCTGCGGAAGGAAGGAAAATTTGATTTCGTACGCCGCTGAAATGGGACGATTTCAAAGGGCGGTTCAATTTCACCTTGGGGTTGATCGACGACGGTGTAGGTGGGCAGGGAGAGGACGGTGTAGGTGAGCATGTGGACGGGGTCTCGCATGCAGGCCAAGTTGTTGAGGTGGCAGGCCTTGTGGCAACGCACGCTCATTGAGTCCTTGTACAGCGATCTGAGGTTGGgggcaaacaaaacaagcaaggaGACCACGTCAGGATTTGTCAGGATCCCCGCGCTTGGCTATGaggcctttcagggacagcgttgACTACAGCGGACATCTTAACATGttctcaggttacagggtgcacgagaGGTTTAACGAGACGCCACCGGAGAACCTGGCAGCACCTGAATAGCCCCATAATCCACCTTTccgttggcgggggggggggggggggggatgagtgcCTTTGGATGAGTCCAAACCCCACGCTCCATCTTTACAATAACACTTACTCGAGTGAATACAGTGggggctttcaaaataaaaccgcagGAAAAGCGCACAGGGACCAGATCCAGCCAGCAGGTGAGTCCAAGTGGCTCACCGACTCAGAAGCCGAGACGATGCGGTCGGGGCCCCTCGAgtgccaaaaaaaatctatactgATGTGATCCAGTGACATCACAAGCGTAGGgtaaacattttgtcaaatcaTACACATCCGAACAAgcctcattccaaaaataagATTCCAAAACAGACATACTGTAATTATTGTCATGTTACATATTCAATGATTAATGTGGTATTTTGACAAGGAGggcccccccctccaatccaAAGATTTACCATCACCGCAGTTACGttacatctctttttttttccaatcaaccTCACGCAGGAAAGTGGAAGActggaaaataaaaagtgtCCGCTTGCGTTTATCCAGCTGAATGACTCGGGTACCGCAGGCGCTTTGGTATCATTTACAGCAAATGAAGTGTTAATCACCTGACACCGACACTCAGAGGCACCATCCATCATAAGCGGTCCCACCGCTAATTGGGTCGCCTTTGCTGATGCTGGCCGAGGCCCCAAGGTGCCCAAAACTTAAAGTGGCGAGCTTATTTTTCCTGCTGTCCGCAGAGGGTGACTGGAAAAACTTGGCTCTCAGAAACCGGAATGTTGAAGAGAAGAAGCAggtcgtgtgtgcgcgcgcgggtAGATGGAAAGGTCATTTGCACATGCGTTTTTTGACGGTTTAATtgcaaatacataaaaaaaggtACACAATGAGAAACTGCCACAACAGATGGGATGAAAGGCCATCTAGTCATGGGGCGGTCAATGGCTACCGAGCGCCCTCTAACGGGTTGAAAAGTGTACTGCCGCCCCAAAACAAGTGATTCAAAATGTTGcctgctaattttttttttttttgcaaattaaaaaaaaaaaagcatcttagCACCTAATTTCCGAATCAaatagcaaataaaaaaaaagcatcttggCACCTAATTTCCGAATCAAATAAAAGCCAGTGCTGATTTGATTTGACCAATTTGCAAGCTAACAGCCAATCGCGGTGATTAAATGTCGCAGATAGCCGACGCCATTTTGCATACTGTGATCTCGTCCGCGTACATATTATAATATGTGTGAATAAAGTGGGCACAATTTCTTTCTGGAAGCTCTGTTTGAAAGTAGCTGCGATAcaccaaaaaaagggaaaaatgatAAGAAGACACAAAAATGAATCACATAGGATCCTCGAAATGTCCCCTTGGTGCTAATAAAAGGTGGAAGAAAATGAGAATGGAGTAAGGGGGCCTTGGTTCTTCTTCTATAATGGTTCCGCTGTTGAAGGTTGATTCAGTAGCATCCGTGTGACAAACACAGCGACCTTGGCCACGTACAGGTGGGTTGTCCCGGAGCGAGTCAGCCTCATCTCCAGCGTCAAAAAGAAGTCCTGAGGCGTGGTCACGGTGCGTCGCAGCGTGATCATTTCCCCGCGGGCTTCAAAGTAGCCCCACTCGTCTCCGGAAGCTATGATCAGTTGCGTTAGGTCGCCGGGTGTGGCTCTGGCGGGGCCCATCCGGAAGACGTTGACGGGGATGGGCGTGTTGGCGGGGAGCGCGACGTTGTAGAAGTCGATTCTCAGGGGCAACGAGAAACACGACGCGGGGTCCCGCGTCAACTCGCAGGTTACGCGCTCGCAACGGCTGGAAAGGAGAGATGAAAGGTTGATAGGGTGGGGAGGTGGCGGGGGGGCAAGAGGAGGGATGCTGacatctattcattttttttttttggtattctaTATCTTTGTTTAAGATCACAGGGAAAATGGAGCCCCCCTCCCAGCTGGTTTAGACGGACGAACATTCAAAACGAgcccaattattcattcattcattcatcttcctaaccgcttgatcctcactagggtcgcggggggtgctgaagcctatcccagctgtctccgggcagtaggcgggggacaccctgaatcggttgccagccaatcgcagggcacacagaaacgaacaaccatccgcactcacactcacacgcacacctagggacaatttagagtgttcaatcagcctgccacgcatgtttttggaatgtgggaggaaaccggagcacccggagaaaacccacgccggcccggggagaacatgcaaactccacacagggaggccggagctggaatcgaacccggtgcctctgcactgtgaagccgacgtgctaaccactggactaatagcccaattattattattttttattaatcatgCGTCGATTCCAACGCACAAGCTTCCGACTTGCAAAACAAGCATTGCGGCTCACCTTTGTGCCGCTTGCCGGTAGAAGGGAGGACAATGAAAGACCAAGCATCGGTATCCTCCGTGGATGTTGAAGCAGCTCTGCGAAGCGTCGCAAGAGTGGCTTCCGCTTGCACACTCGTCAATGTCTAAACACAAAACGTCAACATTAGTTACCCACTGAAAATGTTTCCGTGTGAGGCATTACCTTGGCACGTGCGCCCGTTAGAcgccagggtgtaccccacagGCGGGCAGGAGCAGTCGAAGCTCCCCGGTGAGTTCAAGCAGCGGTAAGGGCACACTTGGTTACCGTTGGGCAGCGCACACTCGTCGATATCTGATAGTAAACACGGGTTGTTGACGTTAAGTCGCGATGGATCCCCGGGAGTGGATGAGTAAACACTCGTGTGGGGACCCAGCACCCCCAAACCATGACCTCATGAGTTTGCCTCGTGGCACAAAGCTGCACACCTTCACATGTTTTCCCATCGCTGTCACTCAGCTGGTAACCACGGTGGCAGTAGCACTGGTAGGAGCCGTAGACGTTGGCGCACTCCTGGCTGCATGGGTTGGACTCGCACTCGTTgacgtctggaaaaaaaaataaaaacaaaaaaaaacagtccaatCCAAAataggtgaggaaaaaaaaaaagttaaaaactccCATCACCTTCACAACTGGTGTTATCGGAGGATAGCTGAAATCCAGTGGAGCAGCTGCACTTGTAAGACCCCTCCGTGTTTTCACACGTGTGGGCGCATAACTTCCGGGGATAATGTTTGCATTCGTTGATATCTAGAAAATGGACGACAAATGCATTCACggttttcagggacagcggtgactacagtggatAGCTTAGCATGCTAGCAGGTTATAtggtgcatggaagggtt contains:
- the LOC127593702 gene encoding fibulin-1-like is translated as MSVRCHKACHLNNLACMRDPVHMLTYTVLSLPTYTVVDQPQEIAILRTSLPAHYANGDFDVVFEMLKTDDHYSYDVVKRVYQGYVIGVVRQVRPIAGPRDLELQVALNFIKPGFVSHRNIVVINIIISEFSF
- the wnt7ba gene encoding protein Wnt-7b, encoding MLIISSRSALLSVYYPQIFLILSSGSYLTLSSVVALGANIICNKIPGLAPRQRALCQSRPDAIIVIGEGAQLGINECQYQFRYGRWNCSALGERTVFGQELRVGSREAAFTYAITAAGVAHAVTAACSRGNLSQCGCDRQKQGYHDREEGWKWGGCSADVKYGVEFSRRFVDAREIKKNARRLMNLHNNEAGRKILEERMKLECKCHGVSGSCTTKTCWITLPQFREIGYLLKERYGAAVQVEPVQASRLRQPSFLRLKEGRAYQKPTDTDLVYLEHSPNYCEEDKVTGSTGTRGRLCNGTSAHTDGCNVMCCGRGHDTHRYTRVWQCNCKFHWCCVVRCNTCSENAEVFTCK
- the atxn10 gene encoding ataxin-10, which encodes MAAASNPDDFSASIARILNEKHCREHLEALQTFTAALRDHTYRDVVDRECFSTLLKLLSQLSDELKTASGAHQDLKSAALHLQLTTECFRALRNSCVQSARNQSLVRELGFVDVSIQLLRFLHANSKSGLGIFESLRCAIQFLGNLSVGNQKCKDDIWRLSFPGLLLQLLNMDDEKTVSYTSMVLHTCLDGSKVEEVAELRNIQLALRVMALCQTQPELDWTVLIATQHFLKSSALVENMYFAMSPCERLTLLELISAQLSGGESQDSGIPPGVARFLASSFQKGCGAVLSLATGSASSDEVLQEALTVIGLLDVLCEMTSHQGQFMFLQDHPDLLVTTVELLKEVHTIGKSSENIFSSAQNFDSLVDAETDPSGQSPVVSFKAHLIRLVANLCYTHANNQNKVRELEGIPLILDNCRIDSNNPFISQWSILAIRNLFDRNPKNQELLASLERRGDADYSALRDLGFSVEERDGSLLLRPTRKDA